A single region of the Brachypodium distachyon strain Bd21 chromosome 3, Brachypodium_distachyon_v3.0, whole genome shotgun sequence genome encodes:
- the LOC100829912 gene encoding subtilisin-like protease SBT1.7, protein MGSFKLSMFVSLLPFFLLFFALAVAAASREELSTYLVHVQPQDGDLFATPDARETWYKSFLPEHGHGRLLHAYHHVASGFAARLTRGELAAITAMPGFVAAVPSVVYKVQTTHTPRFLGLDTMQGGRNATAGSGDGVIIGVLDTGIFPDHPSFSGAGMPPPPAKWKGRCDFNGSACNNKLIGAQTFLSGGSSPPGARAPPTDEVGHGTHTSSTAAGALVPGAQVFGQGSGSASGIAPRAHVAMYKVCAGESCDDVDILAGIDAAVSDGCDVISMSLGGDSVPFFNDSFAIGTFAAAEKGIFVSMAAGNSGPIHSTLSNEAPWMLTVAASTMDRLILAKVILGNNASFDGESILQPNTTATVGLVYAGASPTPDAQFCDHGSLDGLDVKGKIVLCDLDGFGSDAGTEVLRAGGAGLILANPFINGYSTFTDFVYALPASQVSYAAGVLIKTYINSTANPTAQIAFKGTVLGTSPAPAITSFSSRGPSIQNPGILKPDITGPGVNVLAAWPFQVGPSAFDSTPTYNIISGTSMSTPHLAGIAALIKSKHPDWSPAAIKSAIMTTADVNDRSGGPILDEQHNTANLFAVGAGHVNPEKAVDPGLVYDIASADYIGYLCSMYTDKEVSVIARTAVNCSAITVIPQSQLNYPSIAVTFPVNRTALAPMIVKRTVKLVGESPAEYKAVIEVPAGGSVNVTVLPSVLSFSEASPVQNFTVLVWSWSAEASPAPTKAALLWVSARHTVRSPISISFTPR, encoded by the coding sequence ATGGGAAGCTTCAAGCTCTCCATGTTTGTCTCccttctccccttcttcctcctcttcttcgccCTAgcagtcgccgccgccagcaggGAAGAGCTCAGCACGTACCTCGTCCACGTGCAGCCCCAGGATGGGGACCTGTTCGCCACGCCTGACGCCCGGGAGACGTGGTACAAGTCGTTCCTCCCGGAGCACGGCCATGGGCGTCTCCTCCACGCGTACCACCACGTCGCCAGCGGTTTCGCGGCCCGGCTGACCCGCGGTGAGCTCGCCGCGATCACCGCCATGCCCGGCTTCGTGGCCGCGGTCCCCAGCGTGGTCTACAAGGTGCAGACCACGCACACGCCGCGGTTCCTCGGTCTGGACACGATGCAGGGCGGGAGGAACGCCACGGCAGGGTCCGGCGACGGTGTCATTATCGGGGTGCTCGACACCGGCATCTTCCCTGACCACCCTTCCTTCAGCGGCGCCGGCatgcctcctccaccggccaAGTGGAAGGGCCGGTGTGACTTCAACGGCTCCGCCTGCAACAACAAGCTTATCGGTGCTCAGACTTTCCTCAGCGGTGGCTCATCTCCCCCCGGTGCACGTGCACCACCCACCGACGAGGTAGGACATGGCACGCACACTTCCAGCACCGCAGCGGGAGCGTTGGTGCCAGGCGCTCAGGTGTTTGGCCAGGGCAGCGGAAGCGCGTCAGGGATTGCTCCCCGCGCACACGTTGCTATGTACAAGGTCTGCGCTGGCGAAAGTTGCGATGACGTGGACATCCTCGCTGGCATTGACGCCGCCGTGTCCGACGGCTGCGATGTCATATCCATGTCGCTCGGTGGGGATTCAGTGCCCTTCTTCAATGACAGCTTCGCCATCGGCACTTTCGCTGCCGCAGAGAAGGGAATCTTCGTCAGCATGGCAGCCGGCAACTCTGGCCCGATCCACTCCACGCTGTCGAACGAGGCTCCATGGATGCTTACCGTGGCTGCCAGCACCATGGACCGTTTGATCCTCGCCAAGGTGATCCTCGGAAACAACGCCTCCTTCGATGGTGAGTCAATCTTGCAGCCCAACACAACGGCGACCGTTGGGCTAGTCTACGCCGGCGCGAGCCCGACGCCCGACGCACAGTTCTGTGACCATGGCTCACTGGACGGCTTGGACGTCAAGGGAAAGATCGTGCTCTGCGATCTCGACGGCTTCGGCAGTGATGCTGGCACCGAGGTGCTGAGAGCCGGAGGCGCCGGCTTGATCCTAGCCAACCCGTTCATCAACGGCTACAGCACGTTCACCGACTTCGTGTATGCTCTCCCGGCATCCCAGGTCAGCTACGCCGCCGGGGTGTTGATCAAGACCTACATCAACTCCACAGCAAACCCGACGGCGCAGATCGCCTTCAAAGGCACGGTGCTCGgcacgtcgccggcgccggcgatcacGTCATTCTCCTCTCGTGGGCCCAGCATCCAAAACCCAGGAATCCTAAAGCCTGACATCACGGGCCCTGGTGTGAATGTGCTTGCCGCCTGGCCATTCCAAGTCGGCCCATCAGCGTTTGACTCCACGCCCACCTACAACATCATTTCCGGCACATCCATGTCCACGCCACACCTCGCCGGCATCGCCGCGCTGATCAAGAGCAAGCACCCGGACTGGTCGCCAGCGGCCATCAAGTCCGCCATTATGACGACCGCCGATGTCAACGACCGCTCCGGCGGGCCGATACTCGACGAGCAACACAATACCGCCAACCTCTTCGCCGTGGGAGCCGGCCACGTCAACCCGGAGAAGGCCGTGGACCCTGGCCTGGTCTACGACATTGCGTCGGCTGACTACATCGGGTACCTTTGCAGCATGTACACGGACAAGGAGGTCTCGGTGATCGCGCGCACCGCGGTGAACTGCTCCGCCATCACGGTGATCCCGCAGAGCCAGTTGAACTACCCGTCCATCGCGGTCACGTTTCCGGTGAACCGTACAGCGTTGGCTCCGATGATTGTTAAGCGCACTGTGAAGCTCGTCGGAGAGTCACCGGCGGAGTACAAGGCCGTGATCGAGGTGCCGGCGGGTGGCTCGGTGAACGTCACCGTTTTGCCTAGCGTGCTTTCGTTCAGCGAGGCGAGCCCGGTGCAGAACTTCACCGTCCTCGTGTGGTCCTGGTCGGCGGAGGCCAGCCCCGCGCCGACGAAGGCCGCGCTCCTGTGGGTGTCGGCCAGGCACACCGTCAGGAGCCCCATCTCCATCAGCTTCACCCCGCGCTAG
- the LOC100834027 gene encoding uncharacterized protein LOC100834027 — protein sequence MALTAAVSVSVPTAVTPLPPLRRRLLSPSSSRAVASRVLRASAAMATAVQPAVVVGGGRVGQALLGMGPLGGDVLVGRGEKVPDGAPAGPILVCTRNDDLDGVLEATPKSRWRDLVFFQNGMLDPWFESKGLVGANQVLAYFAVSKVGEPPIDGITDTNPEGLTAAFGSWAPAVAARLQNGGLTCKVLEKEAFQKQMLEKLIWISAFMLVGARHPGATVGVVEKEYRSEVSSLIAELASAAAAERGLMFDEGIEERLCAYSRAVAHFPTAVKEFKWRNGWFYSLTEKALAQGKTDPCPLHTAWLKEIKVI from the exons ATGGCCCTCacagccgccgtctccgtctccgtccCCACCGCCGTCACTCCGCTACCtccactccgccgccgcctcctctccccatCCTCCTCGAGGGCGGTCGCTTCTAGGGTTCTCAGGGCTTCCGCAGCGATGGCCACCGCGGTGcagccggcggtggtggtgggcggCGGGCGCGTGGGGCAGGCGCTGCTCGGCATGGGGCCGCTCGGCGGGGACGTGCTGGTGGGCCGCGGCGAGAAGGTCCCCGACGGCGCGCCCGCTGGGCCCATACTGGTGTGCACCCGCAACGACGACCTCGACGGCGTGCTCGAGGCCACCCCCAAATCGCGGTGGCGCG ATTTGGTGTTCTTCCAGAACGGGATGCTGGATCCGTGGTTCGAGAGCAAGGGGCTGGTGGGAGCGAACCAGGTGTTGGCGTACTTCGCCGTGTCCAAGGTTGGAGAGCCACCCATCGACGGGATCACTGACACCAACCCGGAGGGGCTGACCGCTGCGTTTGGCAGCTGGGCTCCAGCGGTGGCTGCTCGCCTGCAAAATGGCGGGCTTACCTGCAag GTGCTTGAAAAGGAAGCCTTTCAGAAGCAAATGCTAGAAAAGTTGATATGGATTTCAGCTTTCATGCTTGTTGGAGCTCGTCATCCAGGGGCTACGGTTGGTGTGGTTGAAAAAGAatatcgatccgag gTTTCCAGCCTGATAGCGGAATTAGCatctgctgcagctgcagagCGGGGGCTTATGTTTGATGAAGGCATAGAAGAGAGGCTTTGTGCCTACTCCAGAGCTGTGGCACATTTCCCCACTGCTGTGAAAGAG TTCAAGTGGAGGAATGGTTGGTTTTACTCTCTTACTGAAAAGGCACTCGCACAAGGAAAGACAGATCCGTGCCCACTCCACACAGCTTGGCTCAAGGAGATTAAGGTCATATAG
- the LOC104584076 gene encoding uncharacterized protein LOC104584076, which produces MVSDLDVSETALASAALMANPDTSLPLTSTAAGALTASTAALVSPTILPPGSTPQPVSIAAALGAGTSPGVSLSSPMAPLPTARALFDDDVAAMSVVRDAGTIPVTAASLQHIRIKEHVLTALDLKRNNYGRWSTLFMKVIGRNGLEEHLVASADHKLEDAEWMKADLTIVSWLYTTISEEILDIILAPHDPAFVVWTKLSSLFLDNMMTQAVYMEEEFRSLQQGHLSVTEYYSRLKVLADGLRDVDIQVSDQSMLFNMLRGLNPSLGHAIPVLTMQQPLPSFMRARSYLLLEEHRQEQAMRRQAAAAFFVDRSGAPAPASPQGSPSSSNKKNKKRKTASTSPAGGGSRFPNSPAAPSWPHGVNPWSGTFQAWQQTPRVPGAGVLGPRPPMAPTAPQAYNANTSMMAPSFSSATPTAPALDPNFMAAMQQMSLQNNGGGSGDWFLDTGASSHMTSSTSNLSSFSPYSTSSQITVGNGAHLPITAIGTASISTSARPLYLRNVLVSPNLVKNLLSVRTLSRDNNVSVEFDPAGFSVKDLHSRAAILRSNSPGDLYPLIHCDVWTSHVVSSSGFTYYLVILDDYSHFVWTFLLRCKSDALPSLLSFHAYVATQFRLRILALQTDNGKEFDNAALRSFLSRHGIHLRLSCPYTSQQNGKAERILRTRNDGMRTLLF; this is translated from the exons ATGGTATCAGATCTCGACGTCTCTGAGACCGCACTCGCTTCCGCTGCCCTCATGGCAAACCCTGACACCAGCCTCCCTCTGACCTCCACGGCAGCCGGCGCACTCACAGCTTCAACTGCCGCTCTTGTGTCGCCTACTATCCTCCCTCCTGGCTCCACTCCACAGCCTGTAAGCATCGCCGCTGCCCTCGGCGCCGGCACAAGCCCAGGCGTCTCCCTGAGCTCGCCCATGGCACCTCTCCCCACTGCCCGTGCTCTCTTCGATGATGATGTGGCCGCCATGTCCGTCGTCCGTGATGCGGGCACCATCCCGGTGACGGCTGCCTCTCTGCAGCATATCCGCATCAAGGAGCACGTCCTCACCGCCCTCGACCTCAAGCGAAACAACTATGGCCGGTGGAGCACCCTCTTCATGAAGGTCATCGGCCGGAACGGCCTCGAGGAGCACCTCGTTGCCAGCGCTGACCACAAGCTTGAGGACGCCGAATGGATGAAGGCCGACCTCACCATTGTGTCCTGGCTCTACACCACCATCAGCGAGGAGATCCTCGACATCATCCTCGCGCCGCACGATCCGGCTTTCGTGGTATGGACAAAACTCTCAAGTCTTTTTCTGGACAACATGATGACTCAGGCCGTCTACATGGAGGAGGAGTTCCGCAGTCTGCAGCAGGGCCACCTCTCTGTCACGGAGTACTACTCGCGCCTCAAGGTCCTCGCCGACGGCCTGCGTGACGTCGACATTCAGGTCTCCGACCAGTCCATGCTCTTCAACATGCTCCGTGGTCTCAACCCTTCTCTCGGCCACGCCATCCCGGTGCTCACCATGCAGCAGCCACTGCCATCCTTCATGCGCGCCCGTTCGTATTTGCTGCTCGAGGAGCATCGCCAGGAGCAAGCCATGCGTCGTcaagctgccgccgccttcttcgtcGACCGCTCCGGCGCACCGGCACCTGCGTCCCCACAGGGCTCTCCttccagcagcaacaagaagaacaagaagcgcAAGACTGCGTCGACCTCtccagccggcggcggctcgcgcTTCCCCAACTCGCCTGCCGCACCATCCTGGCCACACGGCGTCAACCCGTGGTCTGGCACCTTTCAGGCCTGGCAACAGACACCGCGTGTGCCCGGCGCTGGCGTCCTCGGTCCCCGGCCACCCATGGCGCCCACTGCTCCGCAAGCCTACAACGCCAACACCTCCATGATGGCGCCATCCTTCAGCTCGGCGACGCCCACGGCTCCTGCTCTGGATCCCAACTTCATGGCGGCCATGCAACAGATGTCGCTCCAgaacaacggcggcggcagcggcgactgGTTCCTTGACACGGGCGCCTCGTCGCACATGACATCCAGCACAAGTAacctctcctccttctccccttACTCTACCTCGTCTCAAATTACAGTAGGTAATGGTGCTCATCTTCCTATTACTGCAATTGGCACTGCCTCTATTTCTACTTCTGCTCGTCCTCTTTATCTTCGTAATGTACTTGTCTCTCCTAACCTCGTTAAGAACTTACTTTCTGTACGAACTCTCTCACGAGATAACAACGTTTCTGTTGAGTTTGACCCGGCTGGTTTCTCTGTAAAGGATCTGCATTCCAGGGCGGCGATTCTGCGAAGTAACAGCCCCGGCGATCTGTACCCG TTGATTCATTGTGATGTTTGGACCTCGCATGTTGTGAGCTCCTCAGGATTTACTTATTATTTAGTTATACTTGATGATTACTCACATTTTGTGTGGACTTTTCTCCTGCGCTGTAAATCTGATGCTCTTCCttccctcctctccttccacgCGTATGTTGCTACTCAGTTTCGTCTGCGCATTCTTGCACTTCAAACTGACAACGGCAAGGAATTTGACAACGCCGCCCTCCGCTCTTTTCTCTCGCGACACGGCATCCACCTTCGCCTCTCGTGTCCGTACACCTCGCAACAGAACGGCAAGGCGGAGCGCATCCTCCGGACCCGCAACGACGGCATGCGCACTCTCCTCTTTTAA